The Coraliomargarita parva genomic sequence CCTCGGGGAACTCACTGAGTTCACTGAGGAATTCATCGACCGAGAAGTCCGCGACCACGAAGTCGTCGAATTCGAATGTCGGGGCTTTGGTCTGGCCGCTGATTTGCACCATGGCATCCATATCCTTGGGGTTGGCGTACACGTCGCGCACGTCGAGTTCGACACCGTGTTGGTCGAAAAACGAGAGTGCTTCACGGCACCAGGGGCAGCCGCTTTTAACGTAGAGAATGGGAACATTTTTACGCCTCATGATAGCTTATAGAGTATACTGAAACGCCTGATTTACAACGCAAATTGAACGATCCCGATACTTTAGTTTCCTGCGCTTGCCAGGCCTCTTAAACTCGTATATAAGCCCAGTCTTTCTATGTCACCGGCCCAGCATGCAGCTCATTCCATCTCCGTAAAGGGCGCTCGGGAACATAACCTAAAAAACGTCAGCCTGGACATTCCGCGTGACTCCCTTGTCGTGGTCACCGGGGTGAGTGGTTCGGGCAAGTCTTCGCTGGCATTCGATACGATTTATGCGGAGGGCTATCGCAAGTACATCGACAGCCTGTCGACCAAGGCGCGCATGGTGCTGGAACAAATGCCGAGGCCGGATGTGGACTTTATTGAAGGCCTCTCGCCGGTCATCGCCCTGGAGCAGCGTACTGGGGCAGGGGCGAATCCCCGCAGTACGGTGGCAACTGTGACTGAAATTGCCGACTATGCGCGTGTGCTGTGGTCTGTTTGCGGTGTGGCCTATTGTCCGAAGGACGGCGGGCGAATCGAACGGCGGTCGATGGATGATTGCCTGACCCGTATTTATGCGGAGCCGGAGGGGAGCCGCCTGATGATCCTGGCACCTTGGATGACGGCCAAGCCTGCGATCTTGCGGGAAGAGTTACCCCGTTTGCAACAACGCGGCTTCCAGCGCGTGCGCCTCAACGGTGAGGTCCGGCGGCTCGACGACCGGGACCTGATTGACTCGAAGGCGGGCGAAGTGGCGGTCGAGATCGTGGTTGACCGGATCGTACTACGCCCGGACCAGCGCAGCCGTCTGGCGGACTCCCTCGAACTGGCGTTCAGTGAGGGAGATGACCGGGCCCTGGTGCTGCTGGAAGACCGGGAGCGGGGTGGATGGCGCGAAGTCGCCCTCAGCAACCGGCTCTCCTGTGTCAACTGCGGTACGGTATACGATGCACTCACCCCACGCCACTTTTCCTGGAACCACGCGGAAGGTGCCTGTCCGGAATGCGGGGGGATCGGGGAAACCCTGCAGTTTCAAGCGGAGTTGGTGGTGCCGGATCCGACCAAGTCGGTGCGCAACGGGGCGATCAAGCCCTGGCGTCTCGGTTCGAAGCAGATGATCATCAAGCGCAATGCGATTCTGAAGCAACTGGCGGAACAATTACCCTTTGATCCGACCGCACCATGGGAGGAATTGCCGCCCGAGGTGCGGGAGCAGATCCTCTTCGGGACCGGCAAGCGTCTGTTCAGTTTCAAGTTAAAGGGCGGCAACACCAAGCCGGAAGCGATGTCCTTCGCCGGGGTTATGGCCGATTTGGAAGAAACACGCCGGAGCACCAGCAGTGAGGGGCTGAAGGCCAGACTGATGGCCTTTCAGATCGGCAGCCGATGCAATACCTGCCGGGGCCGGCGCTTGCGGCCGGAGAGCCTGAGCGTCCTGATCGAAGGTTCCGGTTTGTCGGAATTCCTGTCCTTCTCGCTCGAGGGGGCGCATGCGTTCATGCGTCAATTATCAGGGAAGCCGGCCTACGCCAGAGTGGGAGATGCCTTGCGAGGTCTGTCGTCCAGACTGGATTTCCTGAACGAAGTGGGGCTCAGTTATCTCACGCTGGATCGTCGCTACACGTCACTCAGCGGAGGCGAAGCCCAGCGTGTGCGTCTGGCCACCCAGTTGGGCATGTCCCTGATGGGCGTTGTTTATATCCTCGATGAGCCGAGTATCGGCCTGCATCCCTTGGATAACCGGCGTTTGATCCAGACACTACTGGCGCTGCGCGACCGGGGCAATTCGGTGCTGGTGGTCGAACATGATGCCGAGACCATGCGGGCCGCCGACCATTTGATCGAACTGGGTCCGGGCGCGGGGGCCGAGGGCGGCTCTGTGATCTATGAGGGCAAGCCGGAAGCGTCCTATGAGTCGCCGGACAGTCGGTCGGGACCATTCTTAAGTGGCCGCTTCCGGGTCGAGAAGTATGCCGACACCTTGCGTCCGAAATCGGACTGGCTGGCGGTGAAGGAGGCCCGTGAACATAACTTGAAAGCAGTGGACGCCCGCTTTCCCGTCGGCTTGTTGACGGTTGTCTGCGGTCTTTCCGGTTCGGGCAAGAGTACCTTGGTCAACGATATCCTGGCCCGGGCGGCCGCCTTCAAGTTGAACCGGGCGAAGGCCATCCCGGGGCGGCATGGTGGTATTGAGGGCTTGGAGCACTTCAGTTCCGTGGTTCAGGTCGACCAGGAACCGATCGGTCGCAGCCCGCGTTCGAATCCAGCGACCTATACGAAGCTCTTTGACCAATTGCGCGACCTTTTTGCCAAGTGCTCTCTCGCCAAGATTCGGGGCTACAAGGGTAGCCGTTTCAGTTTCAATGTCGCCGGTGGGCGCTGCGAGCGCTGCAAGGGGGACGGCGTGATCAAGCTGGACATGCAGTTTATGGCGGATGTTTACAGTGAGTGTCCCAGTTGTCAGGGGCGGCGTTACAACCGGGAAACGCTGGATGTGAGGTTCAAAGGCTATAGCATCGCCGATGTGCTTGGTATGAGTGTGGATGAGGCCTTGGCCGTCTTTGCCAAACAACCGCGTATTGCGGAAAAGTTGCGAACGCTGGCCGATGTGGGACTGGGCTATATCAAGCTGGGGCAGCCGGCGACCACGCTCTCCGGGGGAGAAGCCCAGCGCATCAAGCTCTCTCTCGAACTGAGCAAGCGGCAGCAGGGGGAAACCCTGTATATCCTGGATGAACCGACAACGGGGCTGCACTGGCTGGACATTCAGAAACTGATGGATCTTCTGTTCAAACTGCGGGATGCCGGCAATACCATCTTAATCATCGAACATGATACGGATGTGATCCGGATGGCCGATTGGATCGTCGAGCTAGGCCCGGAAGGTGGCTCTGGCGGCGGGCAGATTGTCTATACCGGAGAGGTTCGCAAGTTCCTGGAGGGCTGCGAAACTGCCACTCAGCAAGTGCTTGCCTGACTTTGTTGCCGGGGTTATAGTCCGGGGATGTAGTCCCAGAAGCTACGATTCTGCTTAATCGTGACGCCGTTCTGCGAGCTGGTTGAGCTACATGCAGACAGGAAGAGGCAGGCCAGAATGAGAACGGCGGCGAGGCATCGGCGTGTGCGTGAGGTCATGGCAGGTTTATCCGTTGTGATTCAGGGCTGTTTTAGCCTGTTTGTCGTAGAGATTACGATATAATTCGCAGCGGCCGTGAAGTTCGGTATGTTTGCCACTGTCGATGATGTGCCCGGCCTCAAAGACAAAGATCCGGTCCGCGTGCTGGATCGTGCTGAACCGGTGGGCGATGATCAGGACGGTCCGTCCGCGGGACAGATTTTCCATCGCTGCCTGGATCTGGTGTTCGCTTTCCGCATCAAGCGCGGATGTCGGTTCGTCCAGAATGATGATGGGCGCATTTTTGAGGAAGGCCCGTGCGATGGAAATACGTTGGCGCTGGCCGCCGGACAGGCGTGAGCCGCGTTCGCCGACTTCGGTGTCATAGCCGTTTTCCAGCTCGGTGATGAAACTATGGGCATTGGCCATTCGGGCGGCCGTTTCAATCTCTTCCTGGCTGGCTCCGGGCTTACCGATTCGGATGTTGTTGGCGATGTTGTCACTGAACAGGATTGCTTCCTGGGAAACGAGGGCGATCTGACGACGCAAGTCCGCCTTGGATAAGGTGCGCAGGTCGATGTCGTCCACTGTGACCCGGCCTTCTCCCGGATCATAGAATCGGGGAACGAGGTTGGCAAAGGTCGACTTGCCGGCTCCG encodes the following:
- a CDS encoding glutaredoxin family protein, encoding MRRKNVPILYVKSGCPWCREALSFFDQHGVELDVRDVYANPKDMDAMVQISGQTKAPTFEFDDFVVADFSVDEFLSELSEFPEVRQKLGIGDDED
- the uvrA gene encoding excinuclease ABC subunit UvrA produces the protein MSPAQHAAHSISVKGAREHNLKNVSLDIPRDSLVVVTGVSGSGKSSLAFDTIYAEGYRKYIDSLSTKARMVLEQMPRPDVDFIEGLSPVIALEQRTGAGANPRSTVATVTEIADYARVLWSVCGVAYCPKDGGRIERRSMDDCLTRIYAEPEGSRLMILAPWMTAKPAILREELPRLQQRGFQRVRLNGEVRRLDDRDLIDSKAGEVAVEIVVDRIVLRPDQRSRLADSLELAFSEGDDRALVLLEDRERGGWREVALSNRLSCVNCGTVYDALTPRHFSWNHAEGACPECGGIGETLQFQAELVVPDPTKSVRNGAIKPWRLGSKQMIIKRNAILKQLAEQLPFDPTAPWEELPPEVREQILFGTGKRLFSFKLKGGNTKPEAMSFAGVMADLEETRRSTSSEGLKARLMAFQIGSRCNTCRGRRLRPESLSVLIEGSGLSEFLSFSLEGAHAFMRQLSGKPAYARVGDALRGLSSRLDFLNEVGLSYLTLDRRYTSLSGGEAQRVRLATQLGMSLMGVVYILDEPSIGLHPLDNRRLIQTLLALRDRGNSVLVVEHDAETMRAADHLIELGPGAGAEGGSVIYEGKPEASYESPDSRSGPFLSGRFRVEKYADTLRPKSDWLAVKEAREHNLKAVDARFPVGLLTVVCGLSGSGKSTLVNDILARAAAFKLNRAKAIPGRHGGIEGLEHFSSVVQVDQEPIGRSPRSNPATYTKLFDQLRDLFAKCSLAKIRGYKGSRFSFNVAGGRCERCKGDGVIKLDMQFMADVYSECPSCQGRRYNRETLDVRFKGYSIADVLGMSVDEALAVFAKQPRIAEKLRTLADVGLGYIKLGQPATTLSGGEAQRIKLSLELSKRQQGETLYILDEPTTGLHWLDIQKLMDLLFKLRDAGNTILIIEHDTDVIRMADWIVELGPEGGSGGGQIVYTGEVRKFLEGCETATQQVLA